The Actinomycetota bacterium genome contains a region encoding:
- a CDS encoding DEAD/DEAH box helicase, whose amino-acid sequence MTTTFATLGLSPDVVRALTAAGITDPFPIQALTIADGLAGRDVCGKAKTGSGKTLAFGLPMIERTEKAAPCRPRALVLVPTRELALQVSDALAPIAAARDRTVGVLYGGAAVERQISALQAGLDIAVATPGRLIDLLDRGALKLSDVDFVVIDEADRMADMGFLPQVEWVLRKLDHPAQTLLFSATLDGDVRYLIRHYLHDPVHHEVVSTQATVEEMEHRFLAVHQMDKVKVTAAIARGANRTLVFVRTKRGADRLVLQLRREGVQAHAIHGDLRQSLREKALKDFAAGTQQVLVATDVAARGIHVDAIDVVVHYDPPEDQKGYLHRSGRTARAGVAGVVATLVLWDQMLHVERLQKRLGVHQPIVEVFSNDTRLADLAAWDPSSVVEVA is encoded by the coding sequence ATGACGACCACCTTCGCCACGCTCGGGCTCTCGCCCGACGTGGTGCGAGCCCTCACGGCCGCCGGCATCACCGATCCGTTTCCCATCCAGGCGCTGACCATCGCCGACGGCCTGGCCGGTCGCGACGTGTGCGGCAAGGCGAAGACCGGTTCGGGCAAGACCCTCGCCTTCGGCCTTCCGATGATCGAACGCACCGAGAAGGCGGCCCCGTGCCGTCCCCGCGCTTTGGTTCTCGTGCCCACCCGCGAGCTCGCGTTGCAGGTGAGCGATGCACTTGCACCGATCGCTGCGGCGCGTGACCGCACGGTGGGTGTGCTCTACGGCGGCGCCGCGGTCGAGCGCCAGATCAGCGCGCTCCAGGCCGGGCTCGACATCGCGGTGGCGACACCCGGGCGACTCATCGACCTCCTCGACCGCGGCGCCCTGAAGCTGTCCGACGTCGACTTCGTCGTCATCGACGAAGCCGACCGCATGGCCGACATGGGCTTTCTGCCGCAGGTCGAATGGGTGCTGCGCAAGCTCGATCACCCCGCGCAGACCCTGCTCTTCTCGGCCACGCTCGACGGCGACGTGCGCTATCTCATCCGCCACTACCTGCACGATCCCGTGCATCACGAAGTGGTCTCCACCCAGGCAACGGTCGAGGAGATGGAGCACCGCTTCCTCGCGGTCCACCAGATGGACAAGGTGAAGGTCACCGCCGCGATCGCGCGTGGCGCCAATCGCACGCTCGTGTTCGTCCGCACCAAGCGCGGTGCCGACCGCCTCGTTCTCCAACTGCGGCGCGAGGGGGTGCAGGCGCACGCCATCCACGGCGACCTGCGCCAGAGCCTGCGGGAGAAGGCGCTGAAGGACTTCGCCGCCGGCACGCAGCAGGTGCTCGTGGCCACCGACGTCGCCGCTCGCGGCATCCACGTCGACGCCATCGACGTGGTCGTGCACTACGACCCGCCGGAGGACCAGAAGGGCTACCTCCACCGCTCGGGACGCACGGCGCGCGCCGGCGTGGCCGGCGTGGTGGCCACGCTGGTGCTGTGGGACCAGATGCTGCACGTTGAGCGGCTCCAGAAGCGGCTCGGTGTGCACCAGCCGATCGTCGAGGTCTTCTCGAACGACACCCGCCTCGCGGACCTGGCGGCGTGGGACCCCTCGTCGGTCGTCGAGGTGGCGTAG
- a CDS encoding WYL domain-containing protein — translation MRASRLVSLLLLLQTRGRMTAAQLAEVLEVSVRTIYRDLEALSAAGVPVYAEAGPNGGCQLIDGYRTRLTGLTAKEAEALFASGVAGPVGELGFGTVLGAAQLKLLAALPEELAERASLARQRFHLDAPRWFRGGRNQPHLVEVAAAVWDDRRITVRYRHPGAKEAATRNLEPLGLVLKAGVWYLVARREGELRTYRLSRVEEVSLLEEQFERPDDFDLARFWQATVEHYEASVPTVEVVVRVSDAGYAWLCGLERQGGRSISERDGLDEPRARCTVAFENLEEAYDDLLQLGAEVEVIDPPSLRSRLATTAAAMVSLYQ, via the coding sequence ATGAGAGCCAGCCGGCTGGTCTCGCTGCTGCTCCTGCTCCAGACGCGTGGCCGCATGACGGCGGCCCAGCTGGCCGAGGTGCTCGAGGTCTCCGTGCGGACGATCTACCGCGACCTCGAGGCGTTGAGCGCGGCGGGGGTGCCCGTCTACGCGGAGGCGGGGCCGAACGGGGGGTGCCAGCTCATCGACGGTTACCGCACCCGATTGACGGGGCTGACGGCAAAGGAGGCCGAGGCGCTGTTCGCGTCCGGCGTCGCCGGGCCGGTCGGCGAGCTCGGCTTCGGCACCGTGCTCGGCGCGGCCCAGCTCAAGCTGCTGGCCGCACTGCCTGAGGAGCTCGCCGAGCGCGCGTCGCTGGCGCGCCAGCGATTCCACCTCGACGCCCCGCGTTGGTTCCGTGGGGGACGCAACCAGCCCCATCTCGTCGAGGTCGCCGCGGCAGTTTGGGACGACCGGCGCATCACGGTGCGCTACCGGCACCCGGGGGCGAAGGAGGCCGCGACCCGAAACCTGGAACCGCTCGGCCTCGTGTTGAAGGCCGGGGTCTGGTATCTGGTGGCCCGACGCGAGGGTGAGCTCCGCACCTACCGGCTCTCGCGCGTCGAGGAGGTCTCGCTGCTCGAGGAACAGTTCGAGCGGCCCGACGACTTCGACCTGGCCCGGTTCTGGCAGGCGACGGTCGAGCACTATGAGGCGAGCGTCCCGACGGTCGAGGTGGTGGTCCGCGTGTCGGATGCGGGCTACGCGTGGTTGTGCGGGCTCGAGCGTCAGGGTGGGCGCTCGATCAGCGAGCGAGACGGGCTCGACGAGCCCCGTGCGCGGTGCACCGTCGCCTTCGAGAACCTCGAGGAGGCGTACGACGACCTGTTGCAGCTGGGTGCCGAGGTCGAGGTGATCGATCCGCCTTCGCTCCGGTCTCGGCTGGCCACCACCGCCGCGGCGATGGTGTCGCTGTACCAGTGA
- a CDS encoding TIGR03560 family F420-dependent LLM class oxidoreductase, whose translation MMSSRGGSSALPNSSHSRSIPLACALGMERESTVQPMTVFGVHTGLQHTTTDELIELWRRIEAMGFDWISIWDHFYAADLTGSPHCLEAVATHAALACTTERVRCGSLVYSVGYRHPAVLANAIATIDQLSGGRADLGLGAGWSQIEYDAYGIEFPSTRVRLDQLEEAAACVRSLLRDGSTTFAGEHFRMTDAQCDPRPVQEALPIWIGGGGERRTLRIAARFADGWNVPFISPEDFARKRAVLHRHCDDVNRDPAEVRCAANVGLAWREEDFEAQFGNMRMMVRPGVLTGSDAEVADRVGQYVDAGADQVNVAIRAPFDADGLARFTSAVGIASA comes from the coding sequence ATGATGAGCAGCAGGGGCGGGTCATCGGCGTTGCCGAACTCCTCCCACTCGAGGTCGATCCCGTTGGCGTGTGCTCTCGGCATGGAGAGGGAGTCTACGGTTCAGCCCATGACTGTGTTCGGGGTGCACACCGGCCTGCAGCACACGACGACCGACGAGCTCATCGAGCTGTGGCGTCGCATCGAGGCGATGGGCTTCGACTGGATCTCGATCTGGGACCACTTCTACGCGGCCGACCTCACCGGCAGCCCCCACTGCCTCGAAGCGGTGGCCACGCACGCCGCACTGGCATGCACCACGGAGCGGGTCCGCTGCGGGTCCCTCGTCTACTCGGTGGGATATCGCCACCCCGCGGTGCTGGCCAACGCGATCGCCACCATCGATCAGCTCTCGGGCGGTCGCGCCGACCTCGGGCTCGGCGCGGGTTGGAGCCAGATCGAGTACGACGCCTACGGCATCGAGTTCCCGTCGACGCGAGTCCGGCTCGACCAGCTCGAGGAGGCAGCGGCGTGCGTGCGCAGCCTGCTGCGCGACGGGTCGACCACGTTCGCCGGCGAGCACTTCCGGATGACCGACGCGCAGTGCGACCCGCGGCCCGTGCAGGAAGCGCTCCCGATCTGGATCGGAGGAGGCGGCGAACGGCGCACGCTTCGCATCGCGGCGCGCTTCGCCGACGGGTGGAACGTGCCGTTCATCTCGCCCGAGGACTTCGCACGCAAACGCGCCGTCCTGCACCGCCATTGCGACGACGTGAACCGCGACCCTGCCGAGGTCCGCTGCGCAGCCAACGTGGGCCTGGCGTGGCGGGAGGAGGATTTCGAGGCACAGTTCGGCAACATGCGGATGATGGTGCGCCCCGGCGTCCTCACCGGCAGCGATGCGGAGGTCGCCGATCGAGTCGGCCAGTACGTCGACGCCGGTGCTGATCAGGTCAACGTGGCCATCCGTGCCCCGTTCGACGCAGACGGCCTCGCGCGGTTCACCTCGGCGGTGGGAATCGCGAGCGCTTGA
- a CDS encoding alpha/beta hydrolase: MPRAHANGIDLEWEEFGNADDPPLLLIMGLGGQMIVWDEEFCALVASHGFRVIRFDNRDVGLSTKIEGGPEPDLLAAFTGDTSSASYTLDDMADDAAGLLDATGIAAAHVVGASMGGMIAQTLAIRHPDKVQTLTSIMSTTGALDVGQPDPAAIPLLLKPPPLDRAGYIEHSVDSSRVLTSPGFPFDEEGTRERAARSFDRCFHPAGVGRQLLAIMASGDRTPALRALHVPTLVVHGEGDPLITPSGGQATAAAVPGARLLMIPGMGHDLPREAWDTIVDAIVELVATTREPV, translated from the coding sequence ATGCCGAGAGCACACGCCAACGGGATCGACCTCGAGTGGGAGGAGTTCGGCAACGCCGATGACCCGCCCCTGCTGCTCATCATGGGCCTGGGTGGCCAGATGATCGTCTGGGACGAGGAGTTCTGTGCGCTCGTCGCCTCTCATGGGTTCCGCGTCATCCGCTTCGACAACCGAGACGTGGGTCTCTCGACGAAGATCGAAGGGGGGCCGGAACCCGACCTGCTGGCCGCGTTCACCGGCGACACGTCGTCTGCCTCCTACACGCTCGACGACATGGCCGACGATGCCGCGGGCCTGCTCGACGCCACCGGCATCGCCGCCGCCCACGTGGTGGGCGCCTCGATGGGTGGGATGATCGCCCAGACCCTGGCAATCCGGCACCCCGACAAGGTGCAGACGCTGACGTCGATCATGTCGACAACCGGCGCGCTCGACGTCGGGCAACCCGACCCCGCCGCCATCCCGCTGCTCCTCAAGCCGCCTCCGCTCGACCGCGCGGGCTACATCGAACACAGCGTCGACAGCAGCCGGGTGCTCACCTCGCCCGGCTTCCCGTTCGACGAGGAGGGCACTCGCGAGCGCGCGGCCCGGTCTTTCGACCGGTGCTTCCACCCCGCCGGCGTGGGACGACAGCTGCTGGCGATCATGGCCTCGGGCGACCGCACACCCGCGCTACGCGCGCTTCACGTGCCCACCCTCGTCGTCCACGGTGAGGGCGACCCGCTCATCACGCCGAGCGGGGGGCAGGCGACGGCCGCGGCCGTGCCCGGCGCCCGCCTGCTCATGATCCCGGGCATGGGCCACGATCTCCCGCGCGAGGCGTGGGACACGATCGTCGACGCCATCGTGGAGCTCGTCGCGACGACACGCGAGCCCGTCTGA
- a CDS encoding glycerophosphodiester phosphodiesterase, translated as MRRENTVEAFVEARRLGADMVELDVRRTRDGALVVHHDASLTGVGPIVGLRRDQLPPWLPTLDEAVDACVGMVVNIEVKSSPLDPDFDEHRWVAARVAERVGERAWRARVLVSSFDLASVDRVRAVDDAIPTALLTLPGIDTREAAATALMHGHRVLHPHDLAVTPELVEHVHSRGMAVNVWTVDDPDRMRALVEMGVDGICTNVPDVLVRVLTGV; from the coding sequence GTGCGCCGCGAGAACACGGTCGAGGCGTTCGTCGAGGCCCGGCGGCTCGGAGCCGACATGGTCGAGCTCGACGTGCGTCGCACACGAGACGGCGCCTTGGTCGTCCATCACGACGCATCGCTGACCGGCGTGGGACCGATCGTCGGGTTGCGACGCGACCAGCTGCCGCCGTGGTTGCCGACCCTCGACGAGGCCGTCGACGCCTGCGTCGGGATGGTGGTCAACATCGAGGTGAAGAGCTCGCCGCTCGACCCCGACTTCGACGAACACCGATGGGTGGCGGCGAGGGTGGCCGAACGGGTGGGGGAGCGGGCCTGGCGAGCACGAGTGCTCGTGTCGTCGTTCGACCTGGCTTCAGTCGACCGCGTCCGGGCGGTCGACGACGCCATTCCCACGGCGCTCCTCACGCTGCCGGGGATCGACACGCGGGAGGCGGCCGCGACGGCGCTGATGCACGGCCACCGCGTCCTCCACCCGCACGACCTCGCGGTGACGCCCGAGCTGGTCGAGCACGTCCATTCGCGTGGCATGGCCGTCAACGTGTGGACGGTCGACGATCCCGACCGGATGCGGGCGCTGGTGGAGATGGGCGTGGACGGCATCTGCACCAACGTCCCCGACGTGCTGGTCCGGGTGCTGACGGGTGTCTGA
- a CDS encoding HAD family hydrolase: protein MRVVVFDVGETLIDESRLWRAWAEWLGVSPFTFFVAMGSVIGSGRDHRDVFAMLGFDYEREAAVRKAAGIVGGFDARDLYPDVRPCLDALRADGYAIGVVGNQPARAEGQLKELDLPVDLVATSAGWGVSKPSPAFFARVATAMGCPPAEIVHVGDRVDNDVVPAATAGMLSVFIRRGPWALIQRDWPGAERARIIIDSLAELPPALRGLDS, encoded by the coding sequence GTGCGGGTGGTGGTGTTCGACGTGGGTGAGACGCTCATCGACGAGTCTCGACTGTGGCGGGCGTGGGCGGAATGGTTGGGCGTGTCACCCTTCACCTTCTTCGTGGCGATGGGCAGCGTCATCGGCTCGGGACGTGATCATCGCGACGTGTTCGCCATGCTCGGGTTCGACTACGAGCGCGAGGCCGCGGTGCGTAAGGCCGCCGGCATCGTCGGGGGGTTCGACGCGCGCGACCTGTACCCCGACGTGCGTCCCTGTCTGGACGCGCTGCGCGCCGACGGCTATGCGATCGGTGTCGTCGGCAACCAGCCGGCGCGAGCGGAGGGCCAGCTGAAGGAGCTGGACCTTCCTGTCGACCTGGTCGCGACGTCAGCCGGATGGGGCGTGAGCAAGCCGTCACCCGCGTTCTTCGCGCGGGTTGCGACCGCGATGGGCTGTCCGCCCGCCGAGATCGTCCACGTTGGCGATCGCGTCGACAACGACGTGGTGCCGGCGGCGACCGCGGGCATGCTGTCGGTCTTCATCCGGCGCGGTCCCTGGGCGTTGATCCAACGCGACTGGCCCGGGGCGGAGCGGGCCCGCATCATCATCGACTCGCTGGCCGAGCTGCCGCCGGCGCTCCGCGGCCTCGACTCGTGA
- a CDS encoding ATP-binding protein yields MPPAGVIVLAGLPGAGKSTLARALASRLADARVLDKDVVRDALFGPCDHTATESQVSVSAMLDAARYHLGRGRTVIFDGMTFARRQYLGAVAGLGDDVGVGVAVIVCDVPLEVAISRVAADARHPAGNRDADVVRRVAAEMEEPGGDYLTLDTTAPLDECVALALAYVETDKR; encoded by the coding sequence ATGCCGCCCGCGGGAGTGATCGTCCTGGCCGGCCTGCCGGGGGCGGGCAAGAGCACGCTGGCCCGAGCGCTCGCGTCGCGGCTCGCCGACGCCCGCGTGCTCGACAAGGACGTCGTTCGCGACGCGCTCTTCGGGCCCTGCGACCACACGGCCACCGAGAGCCAGGTCTCGGTCTCGGCCATGCTCGACGCCGCCCGCTACCACCTCGGCCGCGGCCGCACGGTGATCTTCGACGGCATGACCTTCGCCCGCCGGCAGTACCTCGGCGCGGTCGCCGGACTGGGCGACGACGTCGGAGTCGGGGTCGCGGTCATCGTGTGCGACGTCCCGCTCGAGGTGGCCATCTCGCGGGTCGCGGCCGACGCCCGTCATCCCGCGGGCAACCGCGATGCGGACGTCGTGCGACGGGTCGCGGCGGAGATGGAGGAGCCCGGCGGCGACTACCTCACGCTCGACACGACGGCTCCGCTCGACGAATGCGTGGCGCTCGCGCTGGCGTACGTCGAGACCGACAAGCGGTAA
- a CDS encoding TIGR03619 family F420-dependent LLM class oxidoreductase, with protein sequence MEFGLHLPNAGSFANGPDIVRTAQRAEELGFHSVWLFDHLFTPSKLESKYPYSPDGSYPMLPELPFFDPVAVMGVVAGATERIRFGTRVLIPTYRHPVVLAKELATIDAMAGGRMILGVGAGWMAEEFEAVDVGMDDRFSRMDEHVALMRAAWQQGVSEHHGRFYSHVKAGFGPQPPGEGNTIPLIVGGHGDAALRRAARYGDGWAVSAAGPDVAARGMTVALRDRLDTLSGLCDAAGRAIDDLLLVSQAFLGESVETLRGQADLGIDVIDLISFGMVDDVLDQAARFMDEVAPQFA encoded by the coding sequence ATGGAGTTCGGACTGCACCTCCCAAACGCGGGTTCCTTCGCCAACGGGCCCGACATCGTGCGCACCGCTCAGCGCGCCGAGGAGCTGGGCTTCCACTCCGTCTGGCTCTTCGACCATCTGTTCACACCGTCGAAGCTCGAGTCGAAGTACCCCTACTCGCCCGACGGCAGCTACCCGATGCTGCCCGAGCTCCCCTTCTTCGACCCGGTTGCCGTGATGGGTGTCGTCGCCGGCGCGACAGAACGCATCCGCTTCGGCACCCGCGTTCTCATCCCGACCTACCGGCACCCGGTGGTGCTCGCCAAGGAGCTGGCCACGATCGACGCCATGGCGGGCGGGCGCATGATCTTGGGCGTCGGCGCGGGTTGGATGGCCGAGGAGTTCGAAGCGGTCGACGTCGGCATGGACGATCGCTTCAGTCGCATGGACGAGCACGTGGCGCTGATGCGCGCCGCCTGGCAGCAGGGGGTGTCGGAGCACCACGGGCGTTTCTACTCGCACGTGAAGGCCGGGTTCGGTCCGCAGCCGCCGGGTGAGGGCAACACGATCCCGCTCATCGTCGGAGGTCACGGCGATGCCGCGCTGCGACGTGCCGCGCGCTACGGCGACGGCTGGGCGGTGTCGGCCGCGGGGCCCGACGTCGCGGCGAGAGGCATGACGGTCGCGCTGCGCGACCGCCTCGACACCTTGTCGGGTCTGTGCGACGCGGCGGGCCGCGCGATCGACGACCTCCTGCTCGTCAGCCAGGCGTTCCTCGGCGAGTCGGTCGAGACGCTCAGGGGCCAGGCCGACCTCGGCATCGACGTCATCGACCTCATCTCGTTCGGGATGGTGGACGACGTGCTCGACCAGGCCGCCCGCTTCATGGACGAGGTGGCGCCTCAGTTCGCCTGA
- a CDS encoding aldo/keto reductase yields MDYRTLGSTGIQVSKLCLGAMMFGAWGNPDHDECVRIVHTALDAGVNFVDTADVYSAGESEEVVAKALAGRRDDVILATKFHAPMGSDRNARGNSRRWIVRAVEDSLRRLGTDWIDLYQVHRPDPTCDVDETLAALSDLVHQGKVRYIGSSTFPPEDIVEAQWVAERRGRERFVCEQPPYSIFARGVEAGVLPTCARYRMGVIVWSPLAGGWLTGKYRRDEPLPEGSRATRMRLPARYDQQSPENRRKLDLVEELLKLASDAGCSLTHLANAWVTHHPAVTSAIIGPRTMDHLTDLLAGQDTHLDADTLDRIDALVPPGTTVNPADAGWTPPALADASQRRRPFSDAGPT; encoded by the coding sequence ATGGACTACCGCACGCTCGGCAGCACCGGCATCCAGGTCAGCAAGCTCTGTCTCGGAGCGATGATGTTCGGGGCCTGGGGCAACCCCGACCACGACGAGTGCGTTCGCATCGTCCACACCGCGCTGGACGCAGGGGTGAACTTCGTCGACACCGCCGACGTCTACTCGGCGGGCGAGTCCGAGGAGGTCGTCGCCAAGGCGCTCGCCGGACGCCGCGACGACGTGATCTTGGCCACCAAGTTCCATGCGCCGATGGGATCCGATCGCAACGCGCGCGGCAACTCCCGCCGCTGGATCGTCCGCGCCGTCGAGGACAGCCTCCGGCGCCTCGGCACCGACTGGATCGACCTCTACCAGGTCCACCGGCCCGATCCCACGTGCGACGTCGACGAGACGCTCGCCGCGCTCAGCGATCTGGTCCACCAGGGCAAGGTGCGCTACATCGGATCGTCCACGTTCCCGCCAGAGGACATCGTCGAGGCGCAGTGGGTGGCGGAGCGACGCGGCCGTGAGCGCTTCGTCTGCGAGCAGCCGCCGTATTCGATCTTCGCCCGGGGCGTGGAGGCGGGCGTGCTGCCGACGTGCGCGCGCTACCGCATGGGCGTGATCGTCTGGAGCCCGCTGGCCGGTGGATGGCTGACCGGCAAGTACCGCCGCGACGAGCCGTTGCCCGAGGGGTCGCGGGCCACACGCATGCGCCTGCCCGCGCGCTACGACCAACAGTCGCCCGAGAACCGGCGCAAGCTCGACCTGGTGGAGGAGCTGCTCAAGCTGGCGTCCGACGCCGGCTGCTCGCTGACCCATCTGGCCAACGCCTGGGTCACTCATCACCCGGCCGTCACCAGCGCCATCATCGGCCCCCGCACGATGGACCACCTCACCGACCTGCTCGCCGGCCAGGACACGCACCTCGACGCGGACACGCTCGACCGTATCGACGCGCTCGTGCCGCCCGGCACCACCGTCAACCCGGCGGACGCCGGCTGGACGCCACCCGCTCTGGCCGACGCGTCGCAGCGGCGGAGACCCTTCTCCGACGCCGGACCGACGTGA